The genomic region GACGCTGTGGAGGCAAGTCTGCTGCTGGCATGCGGGCATCGCGTAGGGATTAAGGAGGCCTCTATAGAAGAGGTCATAGACTCTCTTAGAGCTAAGCCTGGTAAGCGCGTTGAGCTAGAACCGTGGATCTATAGTGATCTCGGATACATATATCCAAAAACCCCCGTGCCAGCCTCCAAGGAGTTTGGAGAAGAACTACTGGAGCTATTAGCCAGCGAGCTTGCTGACAAGGCTTGTAAACTCGTTGGGCAATAGGCCGCGGCTCTGGTAAGAAGAGAGCCGTTTTACAAGGGTAATAAGCGGATCAAGGCTCCATTCAATTTCGGGTATAGCTGCTACAACCGCTCCGTGCTCTAGTACCTCGTAGCCCGGCTGATAAAGCCCAAGGAGCTTTACGCACGAAATCGTTGCTGCACGAATAATTGCATCAGCTATCTTCCGGCTTTTGCCCCGTGACACGCTGTGAGTATAGGTATAGGTGAAGCTCATCTCTTCGTGCACAAAGGGGGTTATCCAAGCAGCGTTATCAGTGCCTAGACCTACTAACGTTTCTCCAATAATTTCGTCAAGCACGTTTAGATTTGGCACACGTCCGACATGGTATAGGTTTGACCTTGGACAGAAAACTAGGCTTATCTTGTTCCTAGCTAGCTCTTTGAGCTCTTCTATAGAGAGCATTGTCAAGTGTACAGCAACAATGTTTTTCAGTCTTAATGCCATCTTATAGTCTAGACCGGCGTATAGTTCCTCCGTCTCAGATATATGAACGTGTACATGAGCATTACGCCTTCTAGCTTCTTCGACTAGAGATCTTAGCTCCTCCTCACTTAGATCAAAGATAGTGTCAAGTCCGATTCCATCATATTTTCTTAGGAGAGAAAGATAGGCGTTGTGTGATTTTTGGAGAGGTTGAGCTAGGAGCCTTACACGTATACCCGTCTTGGTGAAAATGTTAAGCAGGATCTGTGACCCGGTATCGCCTAGCTCGCTATACGCTCCTAGGTATAGTATGCCGCGCCTTCTTAGTTCCTCCGCAAGCTTCGCAACACGCTGTTCTATGACACGCACACCTAGTTTCTGTAGCTCGGTGTATTTTAGCCCAGAGGGAAGGGCGACTAGTTCTTCAAGCTTCTTATCCTCGCCTATCTCGGGTATGGAGTAGTCAAGCACGTGTATGTGT from Pyrofollis japonicus harbors:
- a CDS encoding amidohydrolase family protein; protein product: MHLELLYAFILTDDHVEVVKRPCIQISDDEVIGFTPGCPPGAQHMPYIVLPGLCNAHIHVLDYSIPEIGEDKKLEELVALPSGLKYTELQKLGVRVIEQRVAKLAEELRRRGILYLGAYSELGDTGSQILLNIFTKTGIRVRLLAQPLQKSHNAYLSLLRKYDGIGLDTIFDLSEEELRSLVEEARRRNAHVHVHISETEELYAGLDYKMALRLKNIVAVHLTMLSIEELKELARNKISLVFCPRSNLYHVGRVPNLNVLDEIIGETLVGLGTDNAAWITPFVHEEMSFTYTYTHSVSRGKSRKIADAIIRAATISCVKLLGLYQPGYEVLEHGAVVAAIPEIEWSLDPLITLVKRLSSYQSRGLLPNEFTSLVSKLAG